One Candidatus Hydrogenedentota bacterium genomic window carries:
- a CDS encoding DUF1080 domain-containing protein, protein MDIQRFGKRGRGLLGTAGLLALLVAAGCATTADDRGAGEPPACGTSAASDSEGFIPLFNGKDFTGWESPDMSYWTIEDGAITGRITKEHPCTVNQYLVWEGGAMADFELTMNYRMGGDAASNGGFQFRSRLLPDHDIAGYQMDNNLKTDWLVRLYDEWGRHDLALRGERTVFGPDGAKTVTPIPEAQGPAPFRLEDWHAYRLVCRGTHITLYVNGQLMAEVEDNDPAQLDRSGILGLQLHSGEPVTVQFKDILYKPLPPEK, encoded by the coding sequence ATGGACATCCAACGTTTTGGCAAGAGGGGGCGGGGCCTTTTGGGGACGGCCGGGCTGCTGGCACTGCTCGTAGCAGCCGGCTGCGCGACGACGGCGGACGACCGTGGCGCGGGAGAACCGCCGGCCTGCGGAACATCGGCCGCGTCCGACAGCGAGGGGTTCATCCCGCTCTTCAACGGGAAGGACTTCACCGGGTGGGAGAGCCCGGACATGAGTTACTGGACCATTGAGGACGGCGCGATCACGGGCCGCATCACGAAGGAGCACCCCTGCACGGTCAACCAGTACCTCGTGTGGGAGGGCGGCGCGATGGCCGACTTCGAGCTGACGATGAACTACCGGATGGGAGGGGACGCCGCGTCCAACGGCGGCTTCCAGTTCCGGAGCAGGCTCCTGCCGGACCACGACATCGCCGGGTACCAGATGGACAACAACCTGAAGACGGACTGGCTGGTGCGGCTCTATGACGAGTGGGGGCGCCACGACCTCGCCCTGCGCGGGGAGAGGACGGTCTTCGGTCCCGACGGCGCCAAGACCGTGACGCCCATCCCCGAGGCGCAGGGCCCGGCCCCCTTCCGGCTCGAGGACTGGCACGCGTACCGCCTCGTCTGCCGCGGCACGCACATCACGCTCTACGTCAACGGGCAGCTCATGGCCGAGGTGGAGGACAACGACCCCGCCCAGCTCGACCGCTCGGGCATCCTG